In Cicer arietinum cultivar CDC Frontier isolate Library 1 chromosome 7, Cicar.CDCFrontier_v2.0, whole genome shotgun sequence, a single window of DNA contains:
- the LOC101488629 gene encoding agamous-like MADS-box protein AGL29 yields MGRRKIDIVKVKDPNTMQVTFSKRRSGLFKKANELAILCGVEVAIVVFSPGNKPYSFGHPSVDAIAIKFLQDEPIPNDVIGNSSSEFPNIENLNQQLNDVLAQLQEAQKESKVLDEVLKEYKATELSQLKELKNSFIELQDMVKTRLSDIDISECMILLAQKPVVGINKKVTKRKRRN; encoded by the coding sequence ATGGGTCGTCGCAAAATTGACATTGTGAAGGTGAAAGATCCAAACACAATGCAAGTCACATTTTCGAAACGTAGATCAGGCTTATTCAAGAAAGCAAATGAATTAGCCATTTTGTGTGGTGTTGAAGTTGCTATTGTTGTATTCTCTCCGGGTAATAAGCCTTACTCTTTTGGGCACCCGAGTGTTGATGCTATTGCAATCAAGTTTCTTCAAGATGAGCCCATACCAAATGATGTTATTGGAAACTCTTCTTCTGAATTTCCCAACATAGAGAATTTGAATCAACAACTTAATGATGTGCTTGCCCAACTACAAGAGGCTCAAAAGGAATCTAAAGTGCTTGATGAGGTCCTCAAAGAATACAAAGCAACTGAACTCTCTCaactaaaagaattaaaaaattcatttattgaGCTTCAAGATATGGTCAAAACACGTCTTTCTGATATagatatatcagaatgtatgaTCCTTCTTGCACAGAAACCAGTGGTTGGAATTAATAAGAAAGTCacaaaaaggaaaagaagaaattAA
- the LOC101514578 gene encoding E3 ubiquitin-protein ligase RGLG4-like, whose translation MGNSQTKKRDAQFSGNVESRVSSAISKVLSPSRQSEPPRSGKLSTKEKYALIRDNFTSLQQVTSALRNEGLESSNLVLGIDFTKSNEWTGRNSFNNRSLHAIGDTPNPYEKAISIIGNTLAPFDDDNLIPCFGFGDATTHDHEVFSFHADNSSCHGFEEVLACYQKIVPNLRLSGPTSYAAVIEAAIDIVEKTHGQFHVLVIVADGQVTRNDNNEDGELSPQEGRTIKAIVDASSYPLSIVLVGVGDGPWEDMKKFDDKLPARDFDNFQFVNFTDIMSKKISPSAKEAAFALAALMEIPFQYKATLELGLLGRATGRAKKMVPRPPPAPYSRPIPPDRFLSSMPASFMDDEQNQMVCAICLTNRKDLAFGCGHMTCRDCGSRLSNCPICRQRIANRLRVFTG comes from the exons ATGGGAAACTCACAGACTAAAAAGCGTGACGCTCAATTTTCTGGAAATGTTGAATCAAGAGTCTCTTCGGCCATAAGCAAAGTCCTTTCACCGTCGCGGCAATCAGAACCACCGCGATCGGGGAAGCTCTCTACGAAGGAGAAGTATGCTCTGATTCGTGATAACTTCACTTCTCTTCAACAG GTTACAAGTGCCTTGAGGAATGAAGGTTTAGAATCCTCAAATCTTgtccttggaattgattttacGAAAAGTAATGAATGGACTG GCAGAAATTCATTTAATAATAGAAGCCTGCATGCTATTGGAGATACACCTAACCCCTATGAGAAAGCCATTTCTATTATTGGAAATACTTTGGCTCCCTTTGACGATGACAACTTGATTCCTTGTTTTGGCTTTGGTGATG CTACGACTCATGATCATGAAGTCTTTAGTTTTCATGCTGATAATTCATCTTGCCATGGATTTGAGGAAGTTTTAGCTTGCTATCAAAAAATCGTTCCAAACTTGAGACTTTCAG GACCAACTTCATATGCTGCGGTGATTGAGGCTGCAATAGACATAGTTGAGAAAACTCATGGCCAATTCCATGTGTTAGTTATTGTTGCAGATGGCCAG GTTACAAGAAATGACAACAATGAAGATGGAGAACTCAGTCCTCAAGAAGGGAGGACAATAAAAGCAATTGTAGATGCAAG TTCATATCCTCTTTCTATTGTTCTGGTTGGAGTTGGTGATGGACCTTGGGAAGATATGAAAAAGTTCGATGACAAGTTACCTGCACGTGATTTTGACAATTTTCAG TTTGTTAACTTCACTGACATTATGTCTAAGAAGATAAGCCCGTCTGCAAAAGAAGCTGCTTTTGCTCTGGCTGCTCTTATGGAGATACCTTTCCAATATAAAGCAACCCTTGAGCTTGGATTACTAGG TCGTGCAACAGGAAGGGCAAAAAAAATGGTTCCAAGACCTCCTCCAGCTCCGTATTCTCGACCTATACCACCAGATCGTTTTCTGAGCAGCATGCCAGCATCATTCATGGATGACGAGCAAAACCAAATG GTATGTGCTATATGTCTGACCAATAGAAAGGATTTGGCCTTTGGATGTGGTCACATG ACCTGCAGAGATTGTGGGTCCAGATTAAGCAATTGTCCTATATGCCGCCAGAGGATTGCTAATCGTCTAAGGGTGTTTACTGGATGA
- the LOC101514263 gene encoding uncharacterized protein isoform X1, with translation MHVYVATSLDLNWLLGLFGSAEKKKHISDHSSNKVDESWSSLYILLIIVIGFVLLHLHRLRENRDLKYNNNEVAHEEPERSIDESDRDFDRDQQLSLRTDEHGGATARRQAACVFCGNLSSTRCSRCKVARYCSAECQIGHWRLGHRYECFEIEIEEGQERHIHDHGTSMIIVEKHDNENIPNGSDGNGVGMSSNVGMNDGSSSSDVNKSQFGCEECGSPSTTRCSRCKVVRYCSTKCLIKNWRWHKYNCITGDVSSAPTETPNTNVEVLLKHLKEEEENIHSPTPLYLKLHPEETSKLKSPSKASQVTTKDAQVHKIQWEKYLKDELLKSRKEIFLLQSVRDDWKKRANFARERFQSFKEESEQQMSVLRNENESISNAEKKACNMIHSLHERLNQMQVVNVTIAVQENIAEKRRLEEQLQMVESERAKLKTELQEEHNHAQYLTLESKKNHEIAQIAIKEVEAVRQELLEEREHVQRVKENVNRDVKFAESRAAFAESKLNDLQSKIRPTNYKVPVKTDSFGRPSYMACTICLTNEKDMAFGCGHMTCRDCGSKLSKCPICREQITNHIRLFPG, from the exons ATGCATGTTTATGTGGCAACATCATTGGACCTAAATTGGCTTCTTGGGTTGTTTGGTTCCgcagaaaagaaaaaacacattTCTGATCATAGTAGCAACAAAGTTGATGAATCTTGGTCTTCACTATACATCTTGTTAATAATTGTGATTGGCTTTGTGTTGTTACACTTGCATCGGTTGAGAGAAAACAGAGATCTCAAATACAATAACAATGAGGTTGCCCACGAAGAGCCGGAGCGCTCCATCGATGAATCAGACCGTGATTTTGATCGGGATCAGCAGCTTAGTCTCCGGACTGATGAGCACGGTGGCGCCACGGCTAGAAGACAAGCTGCGTGTGTCTTTTGTGGTAATCTTAGCTCCACAAGGTGCTCTCGCTGCAAGGTTGCTAGATATTG CTCAGCGGAATGCCAAATTGGACATTGGAGGTTAGGGCATAGATATGAATGCTTTGAAATAGAGATTGAAGAAGGTCAAGAAAGGCATATTCATGATCATGGAACCTCTATGATCATTGTCGAAAAGCATGATAAC GAGAATATCCCAAATGGGTCAGATGGTAATGGAGTGGGGATGAGTTCAAATGTGGGAATGAACGATGGATCAAGTAGCAGTGATGTTAACAAATCTCAATTTGGTTGTGAAGAATGTGGTAGCCCAAGTACCACGAGATGTTCACGATGCAAAGTCGTCAGATATTG cTCTACAAAGTGCTTGATTAAGAATTGGAGATGGCATAAATATAACTGCATTACAGGGGATGTGAGTTCAGCTCCAACAGAAACACCTAATACAAAT GTTGAAGTACTGCTCAAGCATTTAAAGGAAGAGGAAGAGAATATTCATTCACCTACTCCCCTCTATTTGAAGCTTCATCCAG AGGAAACCTCAAAATTGAAGTCTCCATCTAAAGCATCACAG GTTACTACAAAGGATGCACAAGTTCATAAAATTCAATGGGAGAAATACCTTAAAGATGAACTACTGAAGTCaag GAAAGAGATTTTCTTACTACAGTCCGTGCGAGACGATTGGAAGAAGCGAGCAAATTTCGCTAGAGAAAGGTTTCAAAGCTTCAAGGAAGAATCTGAACAACAA ATGTCTGTGTTGAGAAATGAAAATGAGTCAATATCAAATGCTGAGAAGAAAGCTTGCAATATGATTCATAGTTTGCATGAGAGGCTAAACCAAATGCAGGTTGTGAATGTGACT ATTGCAGTACAAGAAAACATTGCAGAGAAAAGAAGGCTAGAAGAACAACTACAAATGGTAGAG AGTGAACGTGCTAAGTTAAAGACAGAACTACAAGAAGAGCATAATCATGCACAATATCTTACACTAGAGTCTAAAAAGAATCACGAGATTGCACAAATCGCCATTAAAGAAGTTGAAGCGGTGAGACAAGAGCTTCTAGAAGAACGTGAACATGTCCAACGAGTTAAAGAGAATGTCAATAGAGATGTTAAATTTGCTGAATCTAGAGCTGCTTTTGCTGAG TCGAAACTCAATGATCTTCAAAGCAAAATCAGACCTACAAATTATAAG GTTCCTGTCAAGACAGACAGTTTTGGCAGACCTTCATATATG GCATGCACTATATGTTTGACCAATGAAAAGGACATGGCATTTGGGTGTGGACACATG ACTTGCAGAGACTGTGGATCAAAATTATCAAAGTGCCCTATATGTCGTGAGCAGATCACAAATCATATTAGGCTGTTTCCTGGGTGA
- the LOC101514263 gene encoding uncharacterized protein isoform X3, whose product MHVYVATSLDLNWLLGLFGSAEKKKHISDHSSNKVDESWSSLYILLIIVIGFVLLHLHRLRENRDLKYNNNEVAHEEPERSIDESDRDFDRDQQLSLRTDEHGGATARRQAACVFCGNLSSTRCSRCKVARYCSAECQIGHWRLGHRYECFEIEIEEGQERHIHDHGTSMIIVEKHDNENIPNGSDGNGVGMSSNVGMNDGSSSSDVNKSQFGCEECGSPSTTRCSRCKVVRYCSTKCLIKNWRWHKYNCITGDVSSAPTETPNTNVEVLLKHLKEEEENIHSPTPLYLKLHPEETSKLKSPSKASQVTTKDAQVHKIQWEKYLKDELLKSRKEIFLLQSVRDDWKKRANFARERFQSFKEESEQQMSVLRNENESISNAEKKACNMIHSLHERLNQMQVVNVTIAVQENIAEKRRLEEQLQMVESERAKLKTELQEEHNHAQYLTLESKKNHEIAQIAIKEVEAVRQELLEEREHVQRVKENVNRDVKFAESRAAFAEVPVKTDSFGRPSYMACTICLTNEKDMAFGCGHMTCRDCGSKLSKCPICREQITNHIRLFPG is encoded by the exons ATGCATGTTTATGTGGCAACATCATTGGACCTAAATTGGCTTCTTGGGTTGTTTGGTTCCgcagaaaagaaaaaacacattTCTGATCATAGTAGCAACAAAGTTGATGAATCTTGGTCTTCACTATACATCTTGTTAATAATTGTGATTGGCTTTGTGTTGTTACACTTGCATCGGTTGAGAGAAAACAGAGATCTCAAATACAATAACAATGAGGTTGCCCACGAAGAGCCGGAGCGCTCCATCGATGAATCAGACCGTGATTTTGATCGGGATCAGCAGCTTAGTCTCCGGACTGATGAGCACGGTGGCGCCACGGCTAGAAGACAAGCTGCGTGTGTCTTTTGTGGTAATCTTAGCTCCACAAGGTGCTCTCGCTGCAAGGTTGCTAGATATTG CTCAGCGGAATGCCAAATTGGACATTGGAGGTTAGGGCATAGATATGAATGCTTTGAAATAGAGATTGAAGAAGGTCAAGAAAGGCATATTCATGATCATGGAACCTCTATGATCATTGTCGAAAAGCATGATAAC GAGAATATCCCAAATGGGTCAGATGGTAATGGAGTGGGGATGAGTTCAAATGTGGGAATGAACGATGGATCAAGTAGCAGTGATGTTAACAAATCTCAATTTGGTTGTGAAGAATGTGGTAGCCCAAGTACCACGAGATGTTCACGATGCAAAGTCGTCAGATATTG cTCTACAAAGTGCTTGATTAAGAATTGGAGATGGCATAAATATAACTGCATTACAGGGGATGTGAGTTCAGCTCCAACAGAAACACCTAATACAAAT GTTGAAGTACTGCTCAAGCATTTAAAGGAAGAGGAAGAGAATATTCATTCACCTACTCCCCTCTATTTGAAGCTTCATCCAG AGGAAACCTCAAAATTGAAGTCTCCATCTAAAGCATCACAG GTTACTACAAAGGATGCACAAGTTCATAAAATTCAATGGGAGAAATACCTTAAAGATGAACTACTGAAGTCaag GAAAGAGATTTTCTTACTACAGTCCGTGCGAGACGATTGGAAGAAGCGAGCAAATTTCGCTAGAGAAAGGTTTCAAAGCTTCAAGGAAGAATCTGAACAACAA ATGTCTGTGTTGAGAAATGAAAATGAGTCAATATCAAATGCTGAGAAGAAAGCTTGCAATATGATTCATAGTTTGCATGAGAGGCTAAACCAAATGCAGGTTGTGAATGTGACT ATTGCAGTACAAGAAAACATTGCAGAGAAAAGAAGGCTAGAAGAACAACTACAAATGGTAGAG AGTGAACGTGCTAAGTTAAAGACAGAACTACAAGAAGAGCATAATCATGCACAATATCTTACACTAGAGTCTAAAAAGAATCACGAGATTGCACAAATCGCCATTAAAGAAGTTGAAGCGGTGAGACAAGAGCTTCTAGAAGAACGTGAACATGTCCAACGAGTTAAAGAGAATGTCAATAGAGATGTTAAATTTGCTGAATCTAGAGCTGCTTTTGCTGAG GTTCCTGTCAAGACAGACAGTTTTGGCAGACCTTCATATATG GCATGCACTATATGTTTGACCAATGAAAAGGACATGGCATTTGGGTGTGGACACATG ACTTGCAGAGACTGTGGATCAAAATTATCAAAGTGCCCTATATGTCGTGAGCAGATCACAAATCATATTAGGCTGTTTCCTGGGTGA
- the LOC101514263 gene encoding uncharacterized protein isoform X2 has product MHVYVATSLDLNWLLGLFGSAEKKKHISDHSSNKVDESWSSLYILLIIVIGFVLLHLHRLRENRDLKYNNNEVAHEEPERSIDESDRDFDRDQQLSLRTDEHGGATARRQAACVFCGNLSSTRCSRCKVARYCSAECQIGHWRLGHRYECFEIEIEEGQERHIHDHGTSMIIVEKHDNENIPNGSDGNGVGMSSNVGMNDGSSSSDVNKSQFGCEECGSPSTTRCSRCKVVRYCSTKCLIKNWRWHKYNCITGDVSSAPTETPNTNVEVLLKHLKEEEENIHSPTPLYLKLHPEETSKLKSPSKASQVTTKDAQVHKIQWEKYLKDELLKSRKEIFLLQSVRDDWKKRANFARERFQSFKEESEQQMSVLRNENESISNAEKKACNMIHSLHERLNQMQIAVQENIAEKRRLEEQLQMVESERAKLKTELQEEHNHAQYLTLESKKNHEIAQIAIKEVEAVRQELLEEREHVQRVKENVNRDVKFAESRAAFAESKLNDLQSKIRPTNYKVPVKTDSFGRPSYMACTICLTNEKDMAFGCGHMTCRDCGSKLSKCPICREQITNHIRLFPG; this is encoded by the exons ATGCATGTTTATGTGGCAACATCATTGGACCTAAATTGGCTTCTTGGGTTGTTTGGTTCCgcagaaaagaaaaaacacattTCTGATCATAGTAGCAACAAAGTTGATGAATCTTGGTCTTCACTATACATCTTGTTAATAATTGTGATTGGCTTTGTGTTGTTACACTTGCATCGGTTGAGAGAAAACAGAGATCTCAAATACAATAACAATGAGGTTGCCCACGAAGAGCCGGAGCGCTCCATCGATGAATCAGACCGTGATTTTGATCGGGATCAGCAGCTTAGTCTCCGGACTGATGAGCACGGTGGCGCCACGGCTAGAAGACAAGCTGCGTGTGTCTTTTGTGGTAATCTTAGCTCCACAAGGTGCTCTCGCTGCAAGGTTGCTAGATATTG CTCAGCGGAATGCCAAATTGGACATTGGAGGTTAGGGCATAGATATGAATGCTTTGAAATAGAGATTGAAGAAGGTCAAGAAAGGCATATTCATGATCATGGAACCTCTATGATCATTGTCGAAAAGCATGATAAC GAGAATATCCCAAATGGGTCAGATGGTAATGGAGTGGGGATGAGTTCAAATGTGGGAATGAACGATGGATCAAGTAGCAGTGATGTTAACAAATCTCAATTTGGTTGTGAAGAATGTGGTAGCCCAAGTACCACGAGATGTTCACGATGCAAAGTCGTCAGATATTG cTCTACAAAGTGCTTGATTAAGAATTGGAGATGGCATAAATATAACTGCATTACAGGGGATGTGAGTTCAGCTCCAACAGAAACACCTAATACAAAT GTTGAAGTACTGCTCAAGCATTTAAAGGAAGAGGAAGAGAATATTCATTCACCTACTCCCCTCTATTTGAAGCTTCATCCAG AGGAAACCTCAAAATTGAAGTCTCCATCTAAAGCATCACAG GTTACTACAAAGGATGCACAAGTTCATAAAATTCAATGGGAGAAATACCTTAAAGATGAACTACTGAAGTCaag GAAAGAGATTTTCTTACTACAGTCCGTGCGAGACGATTGGAAGAAGCGAGCAAATTTCGCTAGAGAAAGGTTTCAAAGCTTCAAGGAAGAATCTGAACAACAA ATGTCTGTGTTGAGAAATGAAAATGAGTCAATATCAAATGCTGAGAAGAAAGCTTGCAATATGATTCATAGTTTGCATGAGAGGCTAAACCAAATGCAG ATTGCAGTACAAGAAAACATTGCAGAGAAAAGAAGGCTAGAAGAACAACTACAAATGGTAGAG AGTGAACGTGCTAAGTTAAAGACAGAACTACAAGAAGAGCATAATCATGCACAATATCTTACACTAGAGTCTAAAAAGAATCACGAGATTGCACAAATCGCCATTAAAGAAGTTGAAGCGGTGAGACAAGAGCTTCTAGAAGAACGTGAACATGTCCAACGAGTTAAAGAGAATGTCAATAGAGATGTTAAATTTGCTGAATCTAGAGCTGCTTTTGCTGAG TCGAAACTCAATGATCTTCAAAGCAAAATCAGACCTACAAATTATAAG GTTCCTGTCAAGACAGACAGTTTTGGCAGACCTTCATATATG GCATGCACTATATGTTTGACCAATGAAAAGGACATGGCATTTGGGTGTGGACACATG ACTTGCAGAGACTGTGGATCAAAATTATCAAAGTGCCCTATATGTCGTGAGCAGATCACAAATCATATTAGGCTGTTTCCTGGGTGA
- the LOC101514263 gene encoding uncharacterized protein isoform X4 has product MHVYVATSLDLNWLLGLFGSAEKKKHISDHSSNKVDESWSSLYILLIIVIGFVLLHLHRLRENRDLKYNNNEVAHEEPERSIDESDRDFDRDQQLSLRTDEHGGATARRQAACVFCGNLSSTRCSRCKVARYCSAECQIGHWRLGHRYECFEIEIEEGQERHIHDHGTSMIIVEKHDNENIPNGSDGNGVGMSSNVGMNDGSSSSDVNKSQFGCEECGSPSTTRCSRCKVVRYCSTKCLIKNWRWHKYNCITGDVSSAPTETPNTNVEVLLKHLKEEEENIHSPTPLYLKLHPEETSKLKSPSKASQVTTKDAQVHKIQWEKYLKDELLKSRKEIFLLQSVRDDWKKRANFARERFQSFKEESEQQMSVLRNENESISNAEKKACNMIHSLHERLNQMQIAVQENIAEKRRLEEQLQMVESERAKLKTELQEEHNHAQYLTLESKKNHEIAQIAIKEVEAVRQELLEEREHVQRVKENVNRDVKFAESRAAFAEVPVKTDSFGRPSYMACTICLTNEKDMAFGCGHMTCRDCGSKLSKCPICREQITNHIRLFPG; this is encoded by the exons ATGCATGTTTATGTGGCAACATCATTGGACCTAAATTGGCTTCTTGGGTTGTTTGGTTCCgcagaaaagaaaaaacacattTCTGATCATAGTAGCAACAAAGTTGATGAATCTTGGTCTTCACTATACATCTTGTTAATAATTGTGATTGGCTTTGTGTTGTTACACTTGCATCGGTTGAGAGAAAACAGAGATCTCAAATACAATAACAATGAGGTTGCCCACGAAGAGCCGGAGCGCTCCATCGATGAATCAGACCGTGATTTTGATCGGGATCAGCAGCTTAGTCTCCGGACTGATGAGCACGGTGGCGCCACGGCTAGAAGACAAGCTGCGTGTGTCTTTTGTGGTAATCTTAGCTCCACAAGGTGCTCTCGCTGCAAGGTTGCTAGATATTG CTCAGCGGAATGCCAAATTGGACATTGGAGGTTAGGGCATAGATATGAATGCTTTGAAATAGAGATTGAAGAAGGTCAAGAAAGGCATATTCATGATCATGGAACCTCTATGATCATTGTCGAAAAGCATGATAAC GAGAATATCCCAAATGGGTCAGATGGTAATGGAGTGGGGATGAGTTCAAATGTGGGAATGAACGATGGATCAAGTAGCAGTGATGTTAACAAATCTCAATTTGGTTGTGAAGAATGTGGTAGCCCAAGTACCACGAGATGTTCACGATGCAAAGTCGTCAGATATTG cTCTACAAAGTGCTTGATTAAGAATTGGAGATGGCATAAATATAACTGCATTACAGGGGATGTGAGTTCAGCTCCAACAGAAACACCTAATACAAAT GTTGAAGTACTGCTCAAGCATTTAAAGGAAGAGGAAGAGAATATTCATTCACCTACTCCCCTCTATTTGAAGCTTCATCCAG AGGAAACCTCAAAATTGAAGTCTCCATCTAAAGCATCACAG GTTACTACAAAGGATGCACAAGTTCATAAAATTCAATGGGAGAAATACCTTAAAGATGAACTACTGAAGTCaag GAAAGAGATTTTCTTACTACAGTCCGTGCGAGACGATTGGAAGAAGCGAGCAAATTTCGCTAGAGAAAGGTTTCAAAGCTTCAAGGAAGAATCTGAACAACAA ATGTCTGTGTTGAGAAATGAAAATGAGTCAATATCAAATGCTGAGAAGAAAGCTTGCAATATGATTCATAGTTTGCATGAGAGGCTAAACCAAATGCAG ATTGCAGTACAAGAAAACATTGCAGAGAAAAGAAGGCTAGAAGAACAACTACAAATGGTAGAG AGTGAACGTGCTAAGTTAAAGACAGAACTACAAGAAGAGCATAATCATGCACAATATCTTACACTAGAGTCTAAAAAGAATCACGAGATTGCACAAATCGCCATTAAAGAAGTTGAAGCGGTGAGACAAGAGCTTCTAGAAGAACGTGAACATGTCCAACGAGTTAAAGAGAATGTCAATAGAGATGTTAAATTTGCTGAATCTAGAGCTGCTTTTGCTGAG GTTCCTGTCAAGACAGACAGTTTTGGCAGACCTTCATATATG GCATGCACTATATGTTTGACCAATGAAAAGGACATGGCATTTGGGTGTGGACACATG ACTTGCAGAGACTGTGGATCAAAATTATCAAAGTGCCCTATATGTCGTGAGCAGATCACAAATCATATTAGGCTGTTTCCTGGGTGA
- the LOC101514263 gene encoding uncharacterized protein isoform X5 has translation MRLPTKSRSAPSMNQTVILIGISSLVSGLMSTVAPRLEDKLRVSFVVILAPQGALAARLLDIAECQIGHWRLGHRYECFEIEIEEGQERHIHDHGTSMIIVEKHDNENIPNGSDGNGVGMSSNVGMNDGSSSSDVNKSQFGCEECGSPSTTRCSRCKVVRYCSTKCLIKNWRWHKYNCITGDVSSAPTETPNTNVEVLLKHLKEEEENIHSPTPLYLKLHPEETSKLKSPSKASQVTTKDAQVHKIQWEKYLKDELLKSRKEIFLLQSVRDDWKKRANFARERFQSFKEESEQQMSVLRNENESISNAEKKACNMIHSLHERLNQMQVVNVTIAVQENIAEKRRLEEQLQMVESERAKLKTELQEEHNHAQYLTLESKKNHEIAQIAIKEVEAVRQELLEEREHVQRVKENVNRDVKFAESRAAFAESKLNDLQSKIRPTNYKVPVKTDSFGRPSYMACTICLTNEKDMAFGCGHMTCRDCGSKLSKCPICREQITNHIRLFPG, from the exons ATGAGGTTGCCCACGAAGAGCCGGAGCGCTCCATCGATGAATCAGACCGTGATTTTGATCGGGATCAGCAGCTTAGTCTCCGGACTGATGAGCACGGTGGCGCCACGGCTAGAAGACAAGCTGCGTGTGTCTTTTGTGGTAATCTTAGCTCCACAAGGTGCTCTCGCTGCAAGGTTGCTAGATATTG CGGAATGCCAAATTGGACATTGGAGGTTAGGGCATAGATATGAATGCTTTGAAATAGAGATTGAAGAAGGTCAAGAAAGGCATATTCATGATCATGGAACCTCTATGATCATTGTCGAAAAGCATGATAAC GAGAATATCCCAAATGGGTCAGATGGTAATGGAGTGGGGATGAGTTCAAATGTGGGAATGAACGATGGATCAAGTAGCAGTGATGTTAACAAATCTCAATTTGGTTGTGAAGAATGTGGTAGCCCAAGTACCACGAGATGTTCACGATGCAAAGTCGTCAGATATTG cTCTACAAAGTGCTTGATTAAGAATTGGAGATGGCATAAATATAACTGCATTACAGGGGATGTGAGTTCAGCTCCAACAGAAACACCTAATACAAAT GTTGAAGTACTGCTCAAGCATTTAAAGGAAGAGGAAGAGAATATTCATTCACCTACTCCCCTCTATTTGAAGCTTCATCCAG AGGAAACCTCAAAATTGAAGTCTCCATCTAAAGCATCACAG GTTACTACAAAGGATGCACAAGTTCATAAAATTCAATGGGAGAAATACCTTAAAGATGAACTACTGAAGTCaag GAAAGAGATTTTCTTACTACAGTCCGTGCGAGACGATTGGAAGAAGCGAGCAAATTTCGCTAGAGAAAGGTTTCAAAGCTTCAAGGAAGAATCTGAACAACAA ATGTCTGTGTTGAGAAATGAAAATGAGTCAATATCAAATGCTGAGAAGAAAGCTTGCAATATGATTCATAGTTTGCATGAGAGGCTAAACCAAATGCAGGTTGTGAATGTGACT ATTGCAGTACAAGAAAACATTGCAGAGAAAAGAAGGCTAGAAGAACAACTACAAATGGTAGAG AGTGAACGTGCTAAGTTAAAGACAGAACTACAAGAAGAGCATAATCATGCACAATATCTTACACTAGAGTCTAAAAAGAATCACGAGATTGCACAAATCGCCATTAAAGAAGTTGAAGCGGTGAGACAAGAGCTTCTAGAAGAACGTGAACATGTCCAACGAGTTAAAGAGAATGTCAATAGAGATGTTAAATTTGCTGAATCTAGAGCTGCTTTTGCTGAG TCGAAACTCAATGATCTTCAAAGCAAAATCAGACCTACAAATTATAAG GTTCCTGTCAAGACAGACAGTTTTGGCAGACCTTCATATATG GCATGCACTATATGTTTGACCAATGAAAAGGACATGGCATTTGGGTGTGGACACATG ACTTGCAGAGACTGTGGATCAAAATTATCAAAGTGCCCTATATGTCGTGAGCAGATCACAAATCATATTAGGCTGTTTCCTGGGTGA
- the LOC140918799 gene encoding allantoinase-like gives MNEHEEKLQNIQRLLIVELQVRKITKGVEINEGKIVSIVEGYVVDRPPNNNPTTMSKETLELKLEATENKIYVDVFWGGMILENALNTSILEGLLIIGVLCAMSFMCPLGIDDFPMTTIDHIKEGLFVLTKYRRSLIVHAEIQHDSKSHLELYSNEDSIIGGPLDGAHVHIVHLSDSSAF, from the exons ATGAATGAGCATGAAGAGAAACTCCAAAATATACAAAGATTGCTCATTGTTGAACTTCAAGTGAGAAAGATCACTAAAGGAGTGGAGATAAATGAAGGGAAGATTGTGTCTATTGTGGAAGGATATG TGGTTGACAGGCCTCCGAACAATAATCCAACAACTATGTCTAAGGAAACACTAGAACTTAAGCTTGAAGCTACAGAAAATAAAATCTATGTAGATGTTTTTTGGGGAGGCATGATCCTTGAAAATGCTTTAAATACCAGTATTCTTGAAGGTCTCTTAATTATTGGTGTTCTTTGTGCAATGTCTTTTATGTGCCCTTTAGGAATTGATGACTTTCCTATGACTACTATAGACCATATCAAGGAGGGATTGTTTGTATTGACAAAATATAGAAGATCTTTAATTGTGCACGCTGAGATCCAACACGATTCTAAAAGTCATTTGGAACTTTATAGCAACG AGGATTCTATAATTGGTGGTCCTTTAGATGGAGCACATGTTCACATTGTCCACTTGTCTGATTCAAGTgctttttga